A stretch of Methanofastidiosum sp. DNA encodes these proteins:
- a CDS encoding DUF1232 domain-containing protein, which yields MITFKELKEKTKSIETDIYALYKAYRDPRVPWYVKIIILFLLGYFISPIDLIPDFIPVIGYIDDILIISLTIYLIIKLIPAEVFQDCRNKAICEPISVKSKWIVTFSIVIIWFIAIYLVLRFLFPSFLA from the coding sequence ATGATTACTTTCAAAGAATTAAAAGAAAAGACGAAAAGCATTGAAACGGATATATACGCCCTCTATAAAGCATACCGGGATCCTAGAGTCCCATGGTATGTAAAAATAATAATCTTATTCCTATTAGGATATTTTATTAGCCCAATTGATCTAATTCCGGACTTTATACCGGTTATAGGATATATTGATGATATTTTAATTATTTCACTTACAATATACCTTATAATTAAATTGATCCCCGCTGAAGTTTTTCAGGATTGTAGAAATAAAGCTATATGCGAGCCTATAAGTGTAAAATCAAAATGGATTGTTACATTTTCTATTGTTATAATATGGTTCATTGCTATTTACCTAGTCTTAAGATTCTTATTCCCCTCTTTTTTAGCTTAA
- a CDS encoding helix-turn-helix transcriptional regulator, with protein sequence MTDCTIYNTLDIVGKKWSLLILLELYKGETKEKRFNELKKGLNGITPKILSLRLSELEVEGLILKKIDNSTVPIKCEYSLTESGEDFIHIIQEVKAWGLKWKFDNPACAGTFCKQCTLAFE encoded by the coding sequence ATGACAGACTGTACCATATACAATACCCTCGATATTGTCGGGAAAAAGTGGTCTCTTCTAATTTTGTTGGAGTTATATAAGGGTGAAACTAAGGAAAAGAGATTCAATGAATTAAAAAAAGGATTGAATGGAATAACTCCAAAAATCCTTTCATTGCGCCTTTCTGAATTAGAAGTTGAAGGGCTTATACTAAAAAAAATAGATAATTCTACCGTTCCAATTAAATGTGAATATTCTCTAACGGAAAGCGGAGAAGATTTTATCCATATAATCCAAGAGGTAAAAGCTTGGGGATTAAAATGGAAATTTGATAATCCAGCATGTGCTGGCACTTTTTGCAAACAATGCACTTTGGCCTTTGAATAA
- a CDS encoding 4Fe-4S binding protein, translating to MVKREIINIDEERCNGCGLCVPNCPEGALQIIDGKARLVSDLFCDGLGACIGNCPEGAIFVEEREAEEYDEGKVMENIVKQGKNTIKAHLQHLKDHGADKYLKQAKDFLQERGIEDPTKESIHAHGASCPGSRIMEFSKEEKSVTEEGKRSSQLRQWPIQLHLLSPNAPYFIGKDVLLAADCTAFSIGDFHKDFLKGKTLAIACPKLDSGRDIYVEKIRKMIDEAKINTLTVLVMEVPCCSGLLQIAKKALDSATRKIPIKLIVVGIKGEIIKEEWI from the coding sequence ATGGTCAAAAGAGAAATAATTAACATTGACGAAGAGAGATGTAATGGATGTGGATTATGCGTTCCTAACTGCCCAGAAGGTGCACTTCAAATAATAGATGGAAAGGCTAGACTAGTGAGTGACTTGTTCTGTGATGGACTCGGGGCCTGTATTGGAAATTGCCCAGAAGGCGCAATTTTTGTTGAAGAAAGAGAAGCTGAAGAGTACGATGAAGGAAAAGTAATGGAGAATATAGTTAAACAGGGTAAGAATACTATCAAAGCACATCTCCAACATCTGAAAGACCACGGTGCAGATAAGTATCTAAAACAGGCAAAAGATTTCCTTCAAGAGAGGGGAATAGAGGATCCAACGAAGGAGAGTATACATGCACATGGCGCATCTTGTCCCGGTTCTAGAATTATGGAGTTTTCAAAAGAAGAAAAAAGCGTAACTGAAGAAGGAAAAAGGTCTTCCCAACTTAGGCAGTGGCCAATTCAACTTCATTTACTATCGCCAAATGCACCATATTTCATTGGAAAAGATGTATTGCTTGCTGCAGATTGTACCGCATTCTCAATAGGGGACTTCCACAAGGATTTTCTTAAAGGTAAGACTTTAGCAATAGCGTGTCCAAAACTAGACTCTGGCCGAGACATATATGTTGAGAAAATAAGGAAGATGATAGACGAGGCAAAAATTAATACCTTAACAGTATTAGTAATGGAGGTGCCTTGTTGCTCTGGCCTTCTTCAGATAGCTAAGAAAGCTTTAGACAGTGCAACTAGAAAAATTCCAATAAAATTGATTGTTGTAGGGATTAAAGGAGAAATAATAAAAGAGGAGTGGATATAA
- a CDS encoding cupin domain-containing protein, with product MEKGFWKDLNKTMQFPTEGIFSTVLALSKTYNYTLMCLSAGTSIDTHTSTKTGIVHVLKGTGTFKLEDEDIEMAPGVFIFMPKNAPHSLKAKDDLAILLGLTD from the coding sequence ATGGAAAAAGGATTTTGGAAAGATTTGAATAAAACTATGCAGTTCCCAACAGAAGGGATTTTTAGTACCGTATTGGCCTTGTCAAAAACGTATAACTATACCTTAATGTGCCTTTCAGCAGGTACTAGTATAGACACCCATACTTCAACTAAAACAGGAATTGTACACGTTCTAAAAGGAACAGGTACTTTTAAACTTGAAGATGAAGATATTGAAATGGCCCCCGGAGTATTTATTTTCATGCCTAAAAATGCACCGCATTCTCTTAAAGCAAAAGATGATCTAGCAATACTATTGGGACTAACGGATTAA
- the cooS gene encoding anaerobic carbon-monoxide dehydrogenase catalytic subunit, translating to MEGDRVSYHESVKKMYEKIKDDKITNIWNRYEAQGFGGDPDKRCPFCQGGVRCDLCSNGPCRSDASIDKRGVCGITADGMAMRMMLLRNVLGTSTYQYHTEQTIKTLRATAKGETPFQIKEPSKLKSFAERLGIDTSGSINEIALSFCDFVEEDFNRKYSEPSQIVEILAPKERKESWKKLGIFPGGVHGEIMFSTSSCLTNVDGYYVSLALKAMRIGIAMAYQSQIVNEFTQDILFGIPRPHKMRVDLGVLDPDYVNVLPNGHEPFLGFAMIQLARKDEWQKKAKEVGAKGLRIIANIETGQEIIQRWEMDDVFYGFTGNWIMQEAIMASGCIDIFVADMNCSMPIDPIYAEKYKFKLVPASELVAFEGINERVDYLPKEAEKQAASLLQMAIDNFKDRRKSIDPVVGLPMKEAIVGFSTESIVEALGGTIEPLLNAIKDGTIRGVAGMVSCTSLRDSGQDVHTINMVKELIKRDILVLSLGCGNGAVQVGGLCSLDAKDMAGPGLKKLCALLNIPPVLSYGTCTDTGRLADLLGVISKALGDVPVTDLPVAAVAPEYMEQKATIDAVFALAFGLYTYVNPVPPVTGGPNLVKLLTVDCKDITGGVLNVEKDPVKASDGILSHIESKRKKLGI from the coding sequence ATGGAAGGCGATAGAGTATCCTACCACGAATCTGTAAAAAAAATGTATGAGAAGATTAAAGATGATAAAATTACAAATATTTGGAATCGGTACGAAGCTCAAGGATTTGGAGGTGACCCAGACAAAAGATGTCCCTTCTGCCAAGGTGGAGTTAGATGCGATCTTTGTTCTAATGGCCCATGCCGTTCTGATGCATCCATAGATAAACGGGGAGTATGTGGGATAACTGCAGACGGGATGGCAATGAGGATGATGCTTTTGAGAAATGTTTTGGGGACATCAACTTACCAATATCATACTGAACAAACAATCAAAACACTAAGGGCAACTGCTAAAGGTGAAACACCTTTCCAAATCAAAGAGCCATCAAAATTGAAATCTTTTGCTGAAAGACTTGGCATAGATACAAGTGGGAGTATTAATGAGATTGCATTAAGTTTTTGTGATTTTGTTGAAGAGGACTTTAATAGAAAATATTCCGAACCGAGTCAAATTGTAGAGATTTTAGCCCCTAAAGAGAGAAAAGAGTCATGGAAAAAGCTTGGCATATTTCCAGGTGGAGTGCATGGGGAGATTATGTTTTCAACAAGCTCTTGCTTGACAAATGTAGATGGGTATTATGTAAGTTTGGCATTGAAAGCAATGAGAATTGGAATCGCTATGGCGTATCAAAGCCAAATAGTAAACGAGTTTACACAGGACATTCTCTTTGGGATTCCAAGACCCCATAAAATGAGGGTTGATTTAGGAGTACTGGATCCAGACTATGTTAATGTTTTACCCAACGGCCATGAACCTTTTTTGGGATTTGCAATGATCCAGCTTGCTAGAAAAGATGAATGGCAAAAGAAGGCCAAAGAAGTAGGCGCCAAAGGCCTTAGGATAATTGCAAATATAGAAACAGGTCAAGAGATAATCCAAAGGTGGGAAATGGATGATGTATTTTATGGATTCACAGGCAACTGGATAATGCAAGAAGCTATAATGGCAAGCGGATGTATAGATATTTTCGTGGCAGATATGAACTGTTCTATGCCAATTGACCCAATATATGCAGAGAAATACAAATTCAAATTAGTCCCTGCAAGTGAGCTAGTTGCATTTGAAGGTATTAATGAAAGAGTGGATTATCTACCTAAAGAAGCAGAGAAACAAGCTGCATCACTTTTACAAATGGCAATTGATAATTTCAAAGACAGAAGAAAATCAATTGATCCTGTTGTCGGACTACCAATGAAAGAAGCGATAGTTGGATTTTCAACTGAGAGTATAGTTGAAGCTCTAGGAGGAACAATTGAGCCACTTCTTAATGCAATAAAAGATGGAACAATAAGAGGGGTAGCAGGGATGGTTTCTTGCACTTCTTTGAGGGATTCTGGCCAAGATGTACACACAATAAATATGGTAAAAGAACTGATAAAGAGAGATATACTTGTACTTTCTCTTGGATGTGGAAACGGTGCTGTGCAAGTTGGGGGGCTATGCAGTTTAGATGCAAAAGATATGGCAGGCCCAGGATTAAAGAAATTGTGTGCTCTCTTGAACATACCTCCAGTATTGAGCTATGGAACATGCACCGATACTGGAAGGCTTGCAGATTTACTTGGAGTAATATCAAAAGCTCTAGGAGACGTACCTGTGACAGATTTGCCTGTTGCAGCAGTTGCACCGGAGTATATGGAGCAAAAAGCTACAATAGATGCTGTATTTGCACTTGCATTTGGATTGTATACTTATGTCAATCCAGTTCCTCCTGTAACTGGTGGACCAAATCTAGTTAAACTTCTGACTGTTGATTGCAAAGACATTACAGGTGGGGTATTAAACGTTGAGAAAGATCCGGTAAAAGCGTCAGATGGTATTCTTTCACATATCGAATCAAAGAGAAAGAAACTAGGAATTTAA
- a CDS encoding ABC transporter substrate-binding protein: MVGCINQGTSTDTVSKGNTVKIGSPNTIKAANFFDTNLGIFMKVSNLTLTKMDENGKIVGNMATKYEASNNDKTWKFYIDPELYWSDGKKVTPEDVKFSIEYYANKIPYAGWIKQRVESVTVIPEDNAVEIIFKEPYTRTNLEFATYNILPKHVWESIQDPINYVQADNYVGCGPYYVSNVNLDSQIVTLKKNPYWKGKQSIVDTIEVHMYKTNDTLALDLENGNLDVYYKYAGSYPYSNIQKLTDTGKYDIIQKMNVGLVFLGMNLQRQPMSDLEFRNAISYAINYEEIVKIEALGYGSAPNRGFVPPTMEFYKETPKLEYNVEKAKQLLSEAGYKDNNGNGIIETADGKDIKIIMLIRSDYIRSGELVQDYLKEVGIDVTIKSVDTSTWISLKDKYYYDLTITRTTPWGMLMHAQWGTGYFDSRRTGEGVLHNLDDPEFLKICDNILSTTDAAKMQTYAYQVQDYYSENLPGIALYWNENITPYSKKYSGWYVDPLYGIYNTDTFLNLQKAS; the protein is encoded by the coding sequence ATGGTAGGGTGTATCAATCAAGGCACTTCTACCGACACAGTTTCAAAAGGCAATACAGTAAAAATAGGAAGCCCAAATACTATAAAGGCCGCAAATTTTTTTGATACTAATCTTGGAATCTTCATGAAAGTATCTAATTTGACGCTAACTAAAATGGACGAAAATGGAAAAATAGTTGGAAACATGGCGACAAAATACGAGGCATCAAATAATGACAAAACTTGGAAGTTTTATATTGATCCTGAGTTATATTGGAGCGATGGGAAAAAAGTAACTCCTGAGGATGTTAAATTTTCTATAGAGTATTACGCAAATAAAATACCGTATGCAGGATGGATTAAACAGCGTGTTGAATCAGTTACAGTAATTCCTGAAGATAATGCCGTGGAAATTATATTCAAAGAACCTTATACAAGAACAAATCTAGAATTTGCAACTTATAACATACTTCCAAAACATGTCTGGGAATCAATCCAAGACCCAATTAACTATGTTCAAGCTGACAACTATGTTGGATGCGGTCCGTATTATGTATCTAACGTAAATCTTGATTCTCAAATAGTAACTTTGAAGAAAAATCCATACTGGAAAGGAAAACAGTCCATAGTAGACACAATTGAAGTCCACATGTATAAGACCAACGACACACTAGCGCTTGACCTTGAAAATGGGAATTTAGATGTTTACTACAAATATGCTGGAAGTTATCCATATTCTAATATACAGAAATTGACCGACACAGGCAAATATGACATTATCCAAAAAATGAATGTTGGCTTAGTATTTCTCGGGATGAATTTACAAAGACAACCAATGTCTGACCTAGAATTTAGAAATGCAATATCCTATGCTATTAACTATGAAGAAATTGTTAAAATTGAGGCATTGGGGTATGGCTCAGCACCAAACAGAGGATTTGTTCCCCCAACAATGGAATTTTATAAAGAAACACCCAAATTAGAATACAATGTTGAAAAAGCTAAGCAATTACTCAGTGAAGCAGGCTACAAAGACAATAATGGAAATGGAATAATTGAAACAGCTGATGGCAAAGATATTAAGATTATAATGCTTATCCGTTCAGACTATATCCGTTCTGGAGAATTAGTTCAGGACTACCTAAAAGAAGTTGGGATTGACGTAACTATAAAGTCAGTTGACACAAGCACATGGATATCCTTAAAAGACAAGTATTACTATGACCTCACCATAACAAGGACAACACCTTGGGGGATGTTAATGCACGCACAGTGGGGAACAGGATACTTTGATTCAAGAAGAACCGGGGAAGGCGTTCTACACAATCTTGACGATCCAGAATTTCTTAAAATATGCGATAATATACTATCCACAACAGACGCTGCGAAAATGCAAACATATGCTTATCAAGTACAGGACTACTACTCAGAGAATCTACCTGGTATAGCCCTTTACTGGAATGAAAACATCACACCATACAGCAAAAAATACAGTGGCTGGTATGTAGATCCATTATATGGAATATACAATACTGACACATTTTTAAATCTTCAGAAGGCATCATAA
- a CDS encoding methyltransferase domain-containing protein translates to MNWSEEWNSSIKQSSYLKILNEKGISNNDFWEQLSYYDEFMAYSRYPGKILERISFFLSSKDTILDIGAGTGAFTIPLSELSNKILALDPSPHQLKILKDKAKTAKRNNILYLEKEWKDASKEELSGIDYSIAAYSFFEDDICSFLEKAISVSSKGIFFVFRAGRGDPLREFVYDTKNSVDFLHLYNILYEMGYIFNVEIFTSEYILPLSFVYRSYPYTNKTEDEIFNYLKNNGRITNESNSYQVLCQRKDALLYLIK, encoded by the coding sequence ATGAATTGGTCAGAAGAATGGAATAGTTCAATTAAGCAATCAAGCTATCTAAAGATACTAAATGAGAAAGGTATCTCTAACAATGACTTTTGGGAACAATTGAGCTATTATGATGAATTCATGGCTTATTCAAGATATCCTGGTAAAATATTGGAAAGGATATCTTTTTTTCTTTCTTCTAAAGATACTATACTGGATATCGGTGCCGGAACGGGTGCGTTTACAATACCTCTATCAGAGTTATCAAATAAAATTCTAGCTTTAGATCCGTCTCCACATCAACTAAAAATATTAAAAGACAAGGCAAAAACAGCTAAACGTAATAATATTCTATATTTAGAAAAAGAATGGAAAGATGCTTCAAAAGAAGAACTTTCTGGTATAGATTATTCAATTGCCGCCTACAGTTTTTTTGAGGATGACATATGTTCTTTTCTTGAAAAAGCTATTTCTGTTTCTTCAAAGGGCATATTTTTTGTATTTAGAGCCGGTAGGGGAGATCCCTTAAGAGAATTTGTATATGATACAAAAAATTCTGTTGATTTTTTACATCTTTACAATATACTATATGAAATGGGTTATATTTTTAATGTCGAAATATTTACTTCAGAGTATATTCTTCCATTATCGTTTGTATATAGGTCTTATCCCTATACGAACAAGACAGAAGATGAAATATTTAATTATCTTAAAAATAACGGTAGAATAACAAATGAATCTAATTCATATCAAGTCCTATGCCAAAGAAAAGATGCTTTGCTATATCTAATAAAATAG
- a CDS encoding ABC transporter permease has protein sequence MKMRSKKVARYLIALFVIFSLNFIIPRLMPGDPITNLLGEDYVMTEESMQELREKMGLDKSLPLQYLDYWNDVFRFDFGYSYHFKAPVTSIILSRMKWTLLLLIPSILFGAIIGSLMGSFSGFKSSSKSFKSLTLIELAFYSTPTFFLSLLFLYLFSFKLGLFPIKGFYSTGGLINILHHFFLPITIMTLFLTSRNYMIMRGSVIQEKSKLYVVYAKAKGLSDSQVLFRHIFKNASLPLLTLLALDFGFILSGALFIEIIFSMNGMGNLIYDALLSRDYPILYGSFMIISIMVVLANAFVDILYSIIDQRVGDSL, from the coding sequence ATGAAAATGCGATCAAAAAAAGTAGCACGATACTTAATTGCACTTTTCGTGATTTTTTCTCTAAATTTCATTATCCCTAGATTGATGCCGGGAGATCCAATTACAAATCTCTTAGGTGAAGATTATGTAATGACTGAAGAATCAATGCAAGAACTAAGAGAAAAAATGGGTCTTGATAAATCCCTTCCTTTACAATATCTTGATTATTGGAATGATGTCTTTAGATTTGATTTTGGATATTCTTATCATTTTAAAGCTCCAGTAACATCTATTATTTTATCAAGGATGAAGTGGACATTATTGCTCCTTATACCTTCAATATTATTTGGTGCAATAATTGGTTCTTTGATGGGATCTTTTTCAGGATTTAAATCATCTTCAAAATCCTTTAAATCACTTACATTAATCGAACTGGCATTTTATTCCACCCCTACTTTCTTCTTATCTCTTTTATTCTTGTATCTATTTTCTTTTAAATTGGGATTGTTTCCAATCAAGGGATTTTACTCAACAGGCGGATTGATTAATATACTGCATCATTTCTTCCTTCCTATAACTATAATGACATTGTTTCTTACTTCAAGAAATTATATGATTATGAGGGGCAGTGTAATTCAAGAAAAATCTAAACTATATGTTGTGTATGCAAAAGCAAAAGGATTATCCGATAGTCAAGTTTTGTTTAGGCACATTTTTAAAAATGCATCTCTGCCTCTTCTGACGCTTCTTGCCCTTGATTTCGGATTTATTTTGAGTGGAGCACTCTTTATTGAAATTATTTTTTCTATGAATGGGATGGGGAATCTTATCTATGATGCTTTACTTTCGAGGGATTATCCAATTCTATATGGTTCTTTCATGATTATTAGCATCATGGTTGTTTTGGCAAATGCTTTCGTTGATATTCTTTACAGCATAATAGATCAAAGGGTGGGTGATTCACTATAA
- a CDS encoding ABC transporter permease, with translation MEETKKFATNKLNLNILGIAIFVSFLFIAIAAGIISPYNPWDRFEPYLSPTQSHILGTNDIGNDISSELLYGARVSLIVGFGASIIATFFGILIGLVSGYYRGLIDEILMAITDIYLMIPRIPLIIILAALMRPSFWIIMLLIGFLWWPTTARVVRSSTLQIRDASFILSAKSLGFKDRHIIFSDILPNIIHIIIPKFMLTIASAMFSEASISFLGLGDPTMKSWGMMLNFAFMKGGLINEMWWWYLPPGLCIVGVVFSLMLIGFSLEEKENIVMGLE, from the coding sequence ATAGAGGAAACTAAAAAGTTTGCAACTAATAAGTTAAATCTCAATATTTTAGGGATAGCTATATTTGTATCGTTTCTTTTCATAGCGATAGCAGCAGGTATAATATCCCCTTACAATCCTTGGGATAGATTTGAACCATATCTTTCTCCCACACAATCCCATATTCTTGGAACTAATGATATAGGAAACGATATCTCTTCAGAACTATTATATGGGGCACGAGTCAGTTTGATCGTAGGATTTGGAGCTTCTATAATAGCTACTTTTTTTGGGATTCTTATCGGTCTTGTATCTGGATATTATAGGGGATTGATTGATGAAATCCTTATGGCTATAACTGACATATATTTAATGATTCCAAGAATACCTCTTATTATCATTTTGGCAGCATTAATGAGGCCAAGCTTTTGGATAATAATGTTATTAATAGGATTTCTATGGTGGCCCACCACTGCAAGAGTTGTAAGATCATCAACCTTGCAGATAAGAGACGCTTCATTTATTTTGAGTGCTAAGTCTTTAGGTTTTAAAGATAGACATATAATTTTCTCAGATATTTTACCGAATATAATTCATATTATAATTCCAAAATTCATGCTGACTATAGCATCTGCAATGTTTTCAGAAGCATCAATATCTTTCTTAGGGTTAGGAGATCCAACTATGAAAAGTTGGGGGATGATGCTAAACTTTGCTTTTATGAAAGGAGGACTTATCAATGAAATGTGGTGGTGGTATCTACCTCCAGGTCTATGTATAGTTGGAGTAGTATTTTCGCTAATGCTAATAGGCTTCTCTCTTGAAGAAAAGGAGAATATTGTGATGGGTCTCGAGTGA